In Cytophagia bacterium CHB2, the sequence ACGCAAAAAATTGGCTGGCACTTCGGCGGCGGCATTGATTTGCCGGTGGGCAAGAGTTCCACGCTGACGGCTGATATTCGTTACGTTTTTCTCGATTACAATTTCGATGCGCTGCCGGGCAGCGCCAACCTGGACAGCGATTTCTACATGATCAGTGTGGGATTGCTGTTGGGGCTGTAGGCCTGTCTTATTTCAGGCGGAAGGAAATAATCACTGGGCTGCCGTTTTTCGGCAGCCATTCTTTTTTACCGATAAACGGCCAGCTTGCCAAAACGCGCGTGAATGAGACGCAGCAATGCAGCGGTGAGCGGTTCTAACGTCGGCTTCGGACAGCGGGCCTCACGCAAAATTTGTTTGAGTTTCCGCCGCATTTCGCGTTGCACGCTTTCTTTCATATTCCAATCCACGATTGCCAGTTCTGGCGCAATCGCCGCCAGCATGGCATTGGCCATGGCGCGATGCTGCTCACGGTGTTGCGCCTGTTCGGCGGCGCCGGGCGCGAGGAATTTTTGCAACACGCCAAAAAATGCGAAAGCCTCTTCGGAAAGGCCAAGGGCGTTCGCTTGCGCCGCGGGACCGGCGCGCAAACATACAATCTCCACCCACAATTTTTTCAAAGTTGCTTGATCATCACTGAGGCCGTGCTGCCGTTCACGCATAATCTGGTGCGTGCGCTGCTGCAAGCCCTCATAAAACGCCGGATCGCGCGCCAGATTGACGGCGGTTTCGTGCAAGAGCGCATGCTGCACGCGCGCAATCTGGGCGAGCGGTGAAGCGAGATTGTTGACTTCCTGGTCAAATGATTCCGCATAAACCGAAACATATTCTTTGATGCTGAGTCCCGGCACCTCGGCGATAAAACTTGCCATGGCCTGATGCACTTTGGGGCTGACGTGGGCGCGCGACAAATTCTCATCAAGATAAAAACTCGCGGCTTCCTGCCGCACAGCGTCGAGCCATTTGGCGTCGTCGAGCATCTTGCGGGCTTCGGCATGCGGCAGCAATTGATCCAAAAGTCTGCCAAACGCGCGCCAGGCGCGGGCAAACGCTTGGCGCGTGTCACTCCGCTGCAACGCCAGCAACCACGGCTCGGTTGACCAGCGCGAGAGATGCATGTCAAAAAATCCCAGAACTGCCAGCCGGGCGCGCTGCAATTCGGCAAAAGAACTTTCGTCAAAACGGGGCGCGAGAACCGCGCGCAGTTCTGCCGCATTGAGTGCCGGCAGCGCCAACGGCAGATTGCGCGTCACCCCCCAGTAATCCACCAACAACCCGCAGGTTTTGTGCTCGCCGGAAACGCGCATCGTCAGATTGATAAGTTGCAATAACTGTCGCTCGCTGGCCGGCTGATCAAGATAGATTGTTTGTAAATTCGGGGCAGCAGACGAAAGCGGTATCGGCTTGCTCGTTATAAAAATTGCGAAAGCGCCGTTGTCAAAATGGCTGCGGTGAATAACATTTTCAGGGACCGGGGTTTGCTTGAAAAAAGCCCGTGCGATTTCTTCATTTCTGGGAGAATCCGTGAGCACGGCGACGCGCTGCGGCAGCTTCGCAACAAGCTCGCCATAATATCGCAACGCTGCTTCATCATCAACAGCCAGTAAAATGGCCTTGTAGCCATTGGCAGCCACATTTTCTTCATAATGCTCGAACACATCCTGCGCGATCGCCGCGAGGCGATCTTCTGCCTTGGCGGCGCGCAAGTCATCTGGATGAAGTTGCTCTTCTGCGTGTTCATGAGCCGGCGCCGGTTGATCTTTCCAAACGTGCCAATCCGGCAAGCGCGGCTCATACTTCGCAGGAACCAGCAAACCCTCTTGCTGCGCTTGACGATATGTGAAAACGTGAATGTAATCGCGCTGGAGTTGTTCGCCAGCCGGTTTTGGCAGGGTTGACATAAAAACAATCAAACCAGCATGCGACAATGCACGGTGGATTTGTTCGTGCAAGCCTTCGTCGCGATACGTTTCGTCTAATAGTACCAAAAGAGGAGGCGCGGCAGAATCTGCCTGCTTACTGGCAGATTGGGCCAGCGCGCCAATTTCATCTTGTAGCGTTTTGGCATTGGTGATGATTGTCGCGCCGTTCTTGTCATGCACGATTTTGGTCAGCGCGTTCGTCGCCGTGAGCGGCAGCGGCAAGCCATGATGCTGAAACGTTTGCTCGATCTGGCGCTGCACTTTTTCACATTCCGTAATGATTAATAAAGTCGCTTCGGGCATCTGTTGCGCGCGACGCAGTTTCAGCGCCAGGGCGCATAATGCCAGCGCCCTTCCCGCGCCCAGCGGATGCCAAATAAATCCGGCGCGCTCCGGCATTTTCACATCTAACGGCAATAGGCGCTGCAAAGCTTGTTGCGCGGCTTGAAATTGATGATGGAAGGCGATCTTTTTTTGCACGGCGCCGGCATCATGCTCAAAAAAAATGAAATGCCGGATCATCTCCAAAAGATTCGCCGGGGCCAACAGCCCGGCAACGAGCAGATCGCTGGAGGTGGGAAGATCGTTCGGGCGTGCGGACAAGTGCTGAAGCCGGGCGCGCAATTCCTCAAAACTCAGCGGAAACGGCTCGCGCCAGTGATGCAACTTTTTCCCGACGGCGCCGAGAGCGCCGTAGACCGCGTCATTTTTTTGCAGAACAGCGAAGAACTGGGCGAAATCAAACAGGCGGGGAAAACCGGGCGCGCGTTGCAGCGCTTGCAGTCGCGCCACACTCTTTTCCGCGCCGCCGAGTTCGCCTACTTCAAAGACAACCAGCGGAATACCATTGACGAAAACAACCAAATCGAACACTTCCGTGCCGGCGAGGCCCTGCACGCGCAATTGCTCGACGATCAAAAAATCATTTTGCCCGGGGTCATCAAATGCAAAATAACGCGGCTGCGTTTGATCAACTGCGGGCGCCGGACGAATCAGCTTGTGGTGAATGTGTTGTTCGCGTGAAAGCGGGGAAGGCGTTTGCGGCGCTAGCAACTCGGACAGCGCATGCGCTGCTTCATTTTCACGCAACTGGGGATTGAGCGATTGCAGCGCAGCGAGCAGGCGCGGGGCCAGCAGAACGTCGCGCGCGCTGGCGCGTTCTGCATTGAAAGTCGCGCTAGCGCCATGCGCATATTGGTAGCCGAACGCTTCGGTAAGCAGATCGATGACCGCGCGCACGACGTCGAAATAGTCCGGAGAGGTGAGGCTCATGGCATGCGTAATCGAAAATAAACCATGCCGCGGCGACTACAATCCCAAATCTGTCGCTTTCGGTTTCTCGCCGCTGTAATCATAAAAACCTTTTCCGGTTTTTTTGCCGAGCAGGCCGGCCAGCACCATTTTGCGCAGCAACGGCGGGGGCGCATACTTGGCCTCGCGATACTCGTCGAACATGATGTTGGCGATGTAGTACGTCGTGTCCAGGCCGACGAAATCGAGCAGCGTGAGCGGACCCATCGGATAGCCGCACCCGAGCATCATGCCCTTGTCAATATCTTCAATCGAAGCGACGCCGTTTTCCACCGCGCGAATGGCGTCGAGCAAATACGGCACGAGCAGGAGATTCACCACGAAACCCGAGTTGTCTTTGCAGGCAATCGGTTCTTTGCCCAGTGTTTTCGCAAACGCAAACGCGGCATCAAATGTCGCCTGGCTGGTGGCAATGGTGCGCACGACTTCGACGAGCTTCATCAGCGGCACGGGGTTGAAGAAATGCAAACCGACAAAGCGATCCGGACGTTTCGTGGCGGCCGCCATCTCGGTGATCGTCAGGGACGAGGTGTTGCTGGCAAAAATCGTCTGCTCCGGGCAGAGACGATCCAGCTCGCCGAACAGCTCTTTTTTCAAAGCAATGTTTTCGATGGCCGCTTCGATGACGATATCCGCGTACTTCAAGTCCGCCAGGCGCGTTGTGCCGGAAAGGTTGGCGAGCACGGACTTTTTTTGTTCTTCCGTCACCTTGCCTTTGGCCACGCCTTTGCTCAGGAAATCTTCAATTTTGCCCAAGCCTTTTTTGAGCAACTCGTCATTCACTTCGCGCACAATCGTCTTGTACCCGGCTTGCGCGCTGATTTGCGCAATGCCCGACCCCATAAGGCCACAACCGACGATGCCGACGGTTTTC encodes:
- a CDS encoding 3-hydroxybutyryl-CoA dehydrogenase, giving the protein MKTVGIVGCGLMGSGIAQISAQAGYKTIVREVNDELLKKGLGKIEDFLSKGVAKGKVTEEQKKSVLANLSGTTRLADLKYADIVIEAAIENIALKKELFGELDRLCPEQTIFASNTSSLTITEMAAATKRPDRFVGLHFFNPVPLMKLVEVVRTIATSQATFDAAFAFAKTLGKEPIACKDNSGFVVNLLLVPYLLDAIRAVENGVASIEDIDKGMMLGCGYPMGPLTLLDFVGLDTTYYIANIMFDEYREAKYAPPPLLRKMVLAGLLGKKTGKGFYDYSGEKPKATDLGL
- a CDS encoding DUF3387 domain-containing protein — its product is MSLTSPDYFDVVRAVIDLLTEAFGYQYAHGASATFNAERASARDVLLAPRLLAALQSLNPQLRENEAAHALSELLAPQTPSPLSREQHIHHKLIRPAPAVDQTQPRYFAFDDPGQNDFLIVEQLRVQGLAGTEVFDLVVFVNGIPLVVFEVGELGGAEKSVARLQALQRAPGFPRLFDFAQFFAVLQKNDAVYGALGAVGKKLHHWREPFPLSFEELRARLQHLSARPNDLPTSSDLLVAGLLAPANLLEMIRHFIFFEHDAGAVQKKIAFHHQFQAAQQALQRLLPLDVKMPERAGFIWHPLGAGRALALCALALKLRRAQQMPEATLLIITECEKVQRQIEQTFQHHGLPLPLTATNALTKIVHDKNGATIITNAKTLQDEIGALAQSASKQADSAAPPLLVLLDETYRDEGLHEQIHRALSHAGLIVFMSTLPKPAGEQLQRDYIHVFTYRQAQQEGLLVPAKYEPRLPDWHVWKDQPAPAHEHAEEQLHPDDLRAAKAEDRLAAIAQDVFEHYEENVAANGYKAILLAVDDEAALRYYGELVAKLPQRVAVLTDSPRNEEIARAFFKQTPVPENVIHRSHFDNGAFAIFITSKPIPLSSAAPNLQTIYLDQPASERQLLQLINLTMRVSGEHKTCGLLVDYWGVTRNLPLALPALNAAELRAVLAPRFDESSFAELQRARLAVLGFFDMHLSRWSTEPWLLALQRSDTRQAFARAWRAFGRLLDQLLPHAEARKMLDDAKWLDAVRQEAASFYLDENLSRAHVSPKVHQAMASFIAEVPGLSIKEYVSVYAESFDQEVNNLASPLAQIARVQHALLHETAVNLARDPAFYEGLQQRTHQIMRERQHGLSDDQATLKKLWVEIVCLRAGPAAQANALGLSEEAFAFFGVLQKFLAPGAAEQAQHREQHRAMANAMLAAIAPELAIVDWNMKESVQREMRRKLKQILREARCPKPTLEPLTAALLRLIHARFGKLAVYR